A stretch of the Saccharolobus caldissimus genome encodes the following:
- a CDS encoding RNA-guided endonuclease InsQ/TnpB family protein, producing MSKNLRLKSFQPEEEYVYLTYSINNEKREESKILLENYKRLLQKALDWLWDRTRIERKEVKKGKKATKVKITLPKKKEVYKVLRDELEKINVLASHYVDKAINDAYSILRSWKRRAEKGQASLRKPRLKKVYVRVKSTLRKVEGESVRITVRPYEYITFSWSHTWFSRRVKGLELGEPIIKEDKVYLPFRYKLPWFTPIDFLAIDSNLYTLDAYDGDKFVTFSLKELYNLKYGMELKRDRIQRFASKHGRKGKVLMEKYSHRERNRALDYIHKFVNKLLEMYPITMFAVEKLNKQEMFEDANDFLSKRISRTVWRSIHRVLKYKAPLYGSFVKEVNPHLTSKSCPRCGWVSRKVGRTFRCVRCGLTLDRQLNASLNIYLKMCGFPHTRDIPRVWAGVIPLKGRRGVNGAMPRDSGEAQRLRIDIKYHEIL from the coding sequence GTGTCGAAGAACTTAAGGCTTAAATCATTCCAACCAGAAGAGGAGTACGTCTATTTAACGTACTCCATCAATAACGAAAAGAGGGAGGAGAGCAAGATATTACTAGAGAACTATAAACGTCTATTACAGAAAGCATTAGACTGGTTATGGGATAGGACTAGGATAGAGAGAAAAGAAGTGAAGAAAGGTAAGAAAGCCACGAAAGTCAAAATAACCTTGCCTAAGAAAAAGGAGGTGTACAAGGTGTTGAGAGACGAGCTTGAGAAGATCAACGTCCTAGCTTCCCATTACGTTGACAAGGCAATAAATGACGCTTACTCAATATTGAGGAGTTGGAAGAGGAGGGCTGAGAAGGGGCAAGCGTCATTGAGGAAACCTAGGTTAAAGAAGGTTTACGTTAGGGTAAAGTCAACACTTAGGAAGGTTGAGGGTGAGAGCGTTAGGATTACTGTAAGGCCTTACGAGTACATTACCTTCTCTTGGTCTCACACTTGGTTTTCACGAAGGGTTAAAGGGCTAGAACTGGGTGAGCCCATAATTAAGGAGGATAAGGTGTATCTACCATTTCGTTACAAGTTACCTTGGTTTACTCCCATAGATTTCCTAGCAATTGATAGTAACCTCTACACATTGGACGCTTATGATGGTGATAAGTTCGTTACATTTTCCTTGAAGGAGTTGTATAATTTGAAGTATGGTATGGAGTTGAAGAGGGATAGAATACAACGTTTTGCTTCAAAGCACGGTAGGAAGGGGAAAGTGTTGATGGAGAAGTATTCTCATAGAGAGAGGAATCGTGCGCTGGATTATATTCACAAGTTTGTGAATAAGTTGTTGGAGATGTATCCCATTACGATGTTTGCTGTTGAAAAACTGAATAAGCAAGAGATGTTTGAAGATGCTAACGATTTCCTTTCTAAGAGGATTTCAAGGACTGTATGGAGGAGTATTCATCGCGTTCTAAAGTACAAGGCTCCTCTTTACGGTTCCTTTGTTAAGGAGGTTAACCCACACCTCACATCTAAGTCCTGCCCCAGATGTGGATGGGTTTCCCGAAAGGTCGGCAGGACTTTTAGGTGTGTGAGGTGTGGGTTAACCTTGGATAGGCAGCTAAACGCGTCTCTTAATATCTATCTCAAGATGTGCGGGTTTCCCCACACCCGTGATATTCCACGGGTGTGGGCTGGGGTTATCCCGCTAAAGGGGCGGAGGGGTGTGAACGGGGCAATGCCCCGTGACTCTGGTGAAGCCCAACGGCTGAGGATTGATATTAAATATCATGAAATCCTATGA
- a CDS encoding encapsulin, with the protein MFSNDPSTLTRKEKFDKEETIRAIRNAIAAEIDAINFYLQQNKLMEDEKLKKVHEDIAREEMTHFGEFLRLLYQVSPEDFEHLKKGWEEASKLIGDEKAFIFNSDNLKTETSNKDPIITWIIEGININRTIRNIGNIIKWDSTTIPYSEIKTNSDEIIQVNKSSFYEIPYISIQVKYYLGQKSEARRISIYAGNQFAKMENSLLLREHPLSPLKMGTQIKGSDWSQTGNILADVLKAYEILAKDGFSKDIYILLSPLTFSKTFRVVDKTGIYEIEMLRQIGNVISTNSVEDNEIYVISKSGFDILLYLDVNIEYLSKEKDYDLYMISEQLAPRLVSKTAACVIKI; encoded by the coding sequence TTGTTTTCAAACGATCCATCAACTCTTACTAGAAAGGAAAAATTCGATAAAGAGGAAACTATCAGAGCAATAAGAAATGCCATAGCAGCAGAAATTGACGCGATAAACTTTTATTTACAACAAAATAAATTAATGGAAGATGAGAAGTTAAAGAAAGTTCACGAAGATATTGCAAGAGAAGAAATGACACATTTCGGTGAATTTCTAAGACTTTTATATCAAGTTTCACCAGAAGATTTTGAGCATTTAAAAAAGGGATGGGAGGAGGCCTCAAAGCTCATAGGTGACGAGAAAGCATTTATCTTTAATAGTGATAACTTAAAAACTGAAACAAGTAATAAGGATCCAATAATAACCTGGATAATTGAGGGTATTAATATAAATAGGACAATTAGAAACATTGGCAATATAATAAAGTGGGACTCTACCACGATACCTTATTCTGAAATAAAAACTAATTCTGATGAGATAATCCAAGTCAATAAATCTTCTTTTTATGAGATACCATATATCTCAATTCAGGTTAAGTATTATTTAGGCCAGAAATCTGAGGCTAGAAGAATTTCAATATATGCTGGGAATCAGTTCGCTAAAATGGAAAACTCTTTGTTACTAAGAGAGCATCCCCTATCCCCATTAAAAATGGGTACTCAAATTAAGGGTTCTGATTGGAGTCAAACGGGGAATATATTAGCAGATGTACTCAAAGCATATGAGATATTAGCCAAGGATGGTTTTAGCAAGGATATCTATATATTATTATCACCATTAACCTTTTCAAAGACTTTTAGAGTTGTCGATAAGACTGGAATATATGAGATAGAAATGTTAAGGCAAATAGGGAATGTTATATCTACAAACTCAGTTGAGGACAATGAAATTTACGTAATTAGCAAAAGCGGTTTTGATATATTATTATATTTAGATGTAAATATTGAATATCTCTCAAAAGAAAAAGATTATGATTTATATATGATATCTGAACAATTAGCGCCCAGATTAGTTAGCAAAACTGCTGCTTGTGTAATTAAGATTTAG
- a CDS encoding PQQ-binding-like beta-propeller repeat protein, whose protein sequence is MYMKGSLSVFSIIFLIIGLVIGVSIGYIMHSEKPENTIMGVISYSKTILMPSPLTGVKENVTITTFKNSTNTWYQYIYYSYGNCYLPMWTTVNYYPFNLPNISSNTPNWTVYAFTQNHESVISISFPAVSWSFPQINALPLNAPFPAYQILGNRTAPVILTQLVGDAVGVSYYDGIVYVPSDSNVLYAINAYTGKIVWEATTANSVMSNPIIVKTSKGPIVYVSVGDAGFSASHGIFAVITHNLKNVIRGYSYGAIYAFNATDGQLLWVHFDDGNDMPTPAYINGLLIYGDGSGHIVALNATTGKVVWKDYVGVSAFDSMSSTNYYKFSNGTTIAIIGFTMAEPPYGELVAVNVNNGQIVWKFILPKGYTPFNTGMGDVSPAVDERNGIVVQSTIVNFNPTNRTIGFAVFALNATNGQLLWIEQLGRGYVPPAFKGGVPTIYNGIVYVGSPVTNTIYAINESNGKILWKSVIPNVQGPPNGAGGGRANPVYIKGYIIEPAGAYVDVYNASNGALVKSYYIGGRFGIVNAVIVGNTVFLDNSYSWTFAIPLNDLI, encoded by the coding sequence ATGTATATGAAAGGAAGTCTTTCTGTATTCAGTATAATATTTCTAATTATAGGTTTAGTAATAGGAGTAAGCATAGGCTATATTATGCATTCTGAAAAACCAGAAAACACTATAATGGGTGTAATCTCGTATTCAAAAACCATTTTGATGCCCTCACCACTTACTGGAGTTAAAGAGAATGTAACAATTACTACATTTAAAAACTCTACTAATACATGGTACCAATACATATATTATAGTTACGGAAATTGTTATCTCCCAATGTGGACTACAGTAAATTATTACCCATTTAATTTACCTAATATATCTTCGAACACACCTAATTGGACGGTATATGCGTTTACACAAAACCACGAGTCAGTAATTAGTATATCCTTTCCAGCCGTAAGTTGGTCATTTCCGCAAATTAATGCATTGCCACTAAACGCACCATTTCCAGCCTATCAAATTTTAGGTAACAGAACAGCTCCAGTTATATTAACTCAATTGGTAGGTGATGCTGTAGGAGTATCATATTATGATGGAATAGTTTATGTTCCATCAGACTCTAATGTACTTTATGCAATAAACGCTTATACAGGAAAAATAGTTTGGGAGGCTACTACAGCAAATTCTGTAATGAGTAATCCAATAATTGTTAAAACGAGTAAAGGCCCTATAGTATATGTATCAGTAGGAGATGCAGGATTTTCAGCATCACATGGAATTTTTGCAGTAATAACACATAATTTAAAGAATGTAATAAGGGGATATAGCTATGGGGCAATATATGCTTTTAATGCTACAGATGGTCAACTTTTATGGGTACATTTTGACGACGGCAATGATATGCCAACACCAGCATATATAAACGGACTTTTAATATACGGAGATGGTTCTGGACATATAGTAGCATTAAATGCCACAACTGGTAAGGTAGTATGGAAGGATTATGTAGGAGTTTCAGCATTTGATTCAATGAGTTCTACTAATTATTACAAATTCTCAAATGGTACAACAATAGCAATAATAGGCTTCACTATGGCAGAACCACCATACGGTGAGTTAGTAGCTGTAAACGTAAATAATGGACAGATTGTATGGAAATTTATATTACCTAAGGGATATACGCCATTTAATACTGGAATGGGTGATGTTTCTCCTGCAGTTGATGAGAGAAATGGAATAGTTGTTCAAAGCACAATAGTGAATTTCAATCCTACTAATAGAACTATAGGCTTTGCAGTATTTGCATTAAATGCTACTAATGGGCAATTGTTATGGATAGAACAGTTGGGTAGAGGATATGTTCCTCCAGCTTTTAAAGGTGGAGTTCCAACAATTTACAATGGCATAGTTTATGTAGGATCACCAGTAACTAATACGATTTATGCAATAAATGAGAGTAACGGAAAAATTCTATGGAAATCAGTGATACCTAATGTTCAAGGTCCACCTAATGGGGCTGGCGGAGGTAGAGCAAATCCAGTGTATATAAAGGGATACATAATTGAACCAGCTGGAGCATATGTTGACGTATATAATGCATCTAATGGGGCATTAGTTAAAAGCTACTATATAGGAGGTAGATTCGGAATAGTTAACGCAGTAATTGTAGGCAATACAGTATTCTTAGATAACAGTTATAGTTGGACCTTTGCCATTCCCCTTAATGATTTAATATAA
- a CDS encoding AAA family ATPase, whose protein sequence is MVCEIPRVTVTTWSSKGVILVGPTYRKYLEKALNAIKNKEVASVVGQPGMGKTTLLKKIEELTKENNLTMYLDLANKEQIHEEFWTKVISFNLKDKALHELYKIKGKLGYSFLKKLFGIKFEDWLLRVCNKYDNPYLRIYCMNYEKDFDGMINALKDIKMLGNPILLVDEVRDKHMSLIHRLINAGLEIPIVIAMPTEAYSKIGDLAIRRRIEESRIPLDDALTPEDIKEIVEAYCKEISEDLLPIILTLWNSKELTTVSSILQFIRNEMDKIEKICEKRELECIRGELRKYISLKNPEVDSKEFEKRVRDLLVNISKEYGITYVHPRGKRIEVNGKSIVADIFFIAEGHAFLGNVVFSNDGIIHNNEEIRLLSSINEIEHEKKTYKVKARFLISNIDVHLDSIITLNIPTLEVVKILNGDVFLLEERIKLLFDQFLSISTKKEENKAIV, encoded by the coding sequence ATGGTATGTGAAATTCCCAGAGTTACAGTAACCACATGGTCCTCTAAAGGTGTAATATTAGTCGGACCAACTTATAGGAAATATCTAGAAAAAGCGTTAAATGCTATTAAAAATAAGGAAGTAGCCTCAGTTGTAGGTCAGCCTGGAATGGGAAAGACTACGTTACTCAAGAAAATAGAGGAATTAACGAAAGAAAATAATTTAACAATGTATTTAGACTTAGCTAACAAAGAACAAATACATGAAGAGTTCTGGACTAAAGTTATTTCTTTTAATTTAAAGGATAAGGCATTACATGAACTTTATAAAATTAAAGGTAAGCTTGGTTACTCTTTCTTGAAAAAATTGTTTGGAATAAAATTTGAGGATTGGCTACTTAGGGTTTGTAATAAATACGATAATCCTTACCTAAGAATTTATTGCATGAATTATGAAAAGGATTTTGATGGCATGATAAATGCGCTAAAGGATATAAAGATGCTAGGAAATCCTATACTTCTAGTTGATGAGGTTAGAGATAAGCACATGAGTTTAATACATAGACTCATAAATGCGGGATTAGAAATTCCAATCGTTATTGCAATGCCTACTGAGGCTTATAGTAAGATAGGAGATTTAGCAATAAGGAGAAGGATAGAAGAGAGTAGAATACCATTAGATGATGCTCTTACCCCAGAGGATATAAAGGAGATTGTAGAAGCTTATTGTAAAGAAATATCAGAAGATCTACTACCAATTATATTAACGCTTTGGAATAGCAAGGAATTAACTACTGTTAGCTCAATATTACAATTTATAAGAAATGAAATGGATAAAATCGAGAAGATTTGCGAAAAAAGGGAGTTAGAATGTATAAGGGGAGAACTAAGAAAGTATATTAGCCTAAAGAATCCAGAAGTTGATTCTAAAGAATTTGAAAAAAGAGTAAGGGACTTGCTAGTAAATATAAGCAAAGAGTACGGAATAACATATGTTCATCCTAGGGGTAAGAGAATAGAGGTCAACGGTAAGAGTATAGTGGCAGATATATTCTTTATTGCAGAAGGTCACGCTTTCTTAGGTAATGTAGTCTTTTCAAATGACGGAATTATACATAATAATGAGGAAATAAGATTATTAAGTAGCATAAATGAGATAGAACATGAAAAGAAGACTTATAAGGTTAAGGCTAGATTCTTAATTTCTAATATTGACGTTCATTTAGATTCAATAATTACTCTTAATATTCCCACTTTAGAAGTTGTGAAGATACTAAATGGAGACGTATTCCTTCTTGAAGAAAGGATAAAATTGTTATTTGATCAATTTCTTTCAATCTCAACTAAGAAAGAGGAAAATAAGGCTATCGTATAA
- a CDS encoding IS607 family transposase, translating into MLRPKEVCQRLGISYATLREYVKKGYIKPVILETGKWRFREEDVEKLMGIVKKRKIILYARVSSNTQKDDLINQVKYLEENVKEYDQVITDVGSGLNMKRKGFLKLLRMILNNEVSKVIIAYPDRLVRFGFEILEEVCKAHNCEIVVLNNEDKTPEQELIEDLISILASFSGKMRSQEKVKKCVEELKA; encoded by the coding sequence ATGCTAAGACCTAAAGAAGTATGCCAACGCTTAGGGATATCCTATGCAACACTCAGAGAATACGTAAAAAAAGGATACATAAAACCAGTAATACTAGAGACTGGGAAGTGGAGGTTCAGAGAAGAGGACGTAGAAAAGCTAATGGGGATTGTTAAAAAGAGGAAAATAATACTATACGCTAGGGTATCATCAAACACACAAAAAGACGACTTAATAAACCAAGTAAAATACCTTGAGGAGAACGTTAAAGAATACGACCAAGTAATAACAGACGTGGGATCTGGACTAAACATGAAGAGAAAAGGATTCCTCAAACTGTTAAGAATGATACTAAACAACGAAGTATCAAAAGTAATCATAGCCTACCCAGACAGACTAGTTAGGTTCGGTTTTGAAATCCTTGAAGAAGTCTGTAAAGCACACAATTGTGAAATAGTAGTGTTAAACAATGAGGACAAAACACCAGAACAAGAGCTAATAGAGGACCTAATCTCAATCCTAGCATCATTCAGCGGGAAAATGAGAAGCCAAGAGAAGGTGAAGAAATGTGTCGAAGAACTTAAGGCTTAA